One segment of Thermococcus sp. AM4 DNA contains the following:
- the cas5b gene encoding type I-B CRISPR-associated protein Cas5b has protein sequence MDMAEKTLLIELFQPFAQYRNPFTFYYAQTYPLPPKSTIIGMLQNALNDWYGNERGIDEWWNLRVSVHGGFESVFWNYQQLIKATKTGISIVRFRGKPTLWNQKLPLYGFPVTSQRSPVLQQELFNGWLYILLKGEEEFLSEIKEALERPRKVISLGRSEDVVFPRRAEFIEGKKDEAREIGIKYPTYVRVPIEMLRKKEYPTYSIPIRVVFKNNGKPVKHKAEISVETFRDVDFRSVIYVGAWTFLKFSNKVSFEEYSFDGVQLKVVADEKASGWL, from the coding sequence ATGGATATGGCCGAGAAAACTCTCCTCATTGAACTCTTCCAGCCCTTTGCCCAGTATCGCAATCCCTTTACCTTTTACTATGCTCAGACTTACCCGCTACCACCGAAGTCCACGATAATTGGCATGCTTCAGAACGCACTAAACGACTGGTATGGCAACGAAAGGGGAATTGATGAGTGGTGGAACCTCAGAGTCAGTGTCCACGGAGGCTTCGAGAGCGTTTTCTGGAACTATCAACAGCTGATAAAGGCCACGAAGACAGGAATATCCATTGTTCGCTTTAGGGGTAAGCCAACGCTATGGAACCAAAAGTTACCTCTCTACGGTTTTCCAGTAACCTCCCAAAGAAGCCCAGTTCTCCAGCAGGAGCTTTTCAACGGCTGGCTTTATATACTCCTCAAAGGGGAAGAGGAGTTCCTTAGCGAAATCAAGGAGGCACTTGAGAGACCCAGAAAGGTTATATCCCTTGGGAGAAGTGAGGACGTTGTTTTCCCGAGAAGGGCCGAGTTCATTGAAGGAAAAAAGGATGAAGCACGGGAGATTGGAATTAAATACCCAACCTACGTCAGAGTGCCAATTGAAATGCTGAGGAAAAAGGAATACCCAACATATTCAATCCCAATCCGCGTCGTCTTCAAAAACAATGGAAAACCAGTAAAGCACAAGGCGGAGATAAGCGTTGAGACGTTTAGGGACGTGGATTTCAGGTCAGTGATTTACGTTGGTGCTTGGACGTTCTTAAAATTCAGTAATAAGGTCAGCTTCGAAGAGTATTCCTTTGATGGGGTTCAGCTCAAAGTGGTAGCTGATGAAAAGGCGAGCGGGTGGTTGTGA
- a CDS encoding CGP-CTERM sorting domain-containing protein yields MKRFFPLLFAFLMFLQPVSAFNALEKLDQNGTYLCVCIRGDATLRYGTPPTNPFNDTSIQELFILKPYNKTHLIRIVYYRSGSMSGKIERITEYYPTTMEDTPFKLSDWNLSKVLREYQWGVKNYLPNVTGKHWYKGYWNSSIKKWEIGMNATVFNITLHGSFFGECYDYITFECWRNGTNVTCKWGKPVFKTYPGPQINGTVLGMDTETTSTTSRTTTTPTDTKTTTTSTKNEKKLCGPALSVALALVSVVKRRRR; encoded by the coding sequence ATGAAAAGATTCTTTCCCCTGCTTTTTGCCTTTTTGATGTTCCTTCAGCCGGTTAGTGCGTTTAATGCTCTTGAGAAACTCGATCAGAACGGAACTTACCTTTGCGTCTGCATTAGGGGAGATGCAACCTTGAGGTACGGAACCCCTCCAACAAATCCATTCAATGATACTTCAATTCAAGAGCTCTTCATCCTCAAACCCTACAACAAAACGCACTTGATAAGAATCGTCTACTATCGCTCCGGATCGATGTCAGGGAAAATTGAGAGAATCACCGAGTACTACCCAACAACAATGGAAGACACCCCTTTCAAGCTTTCAGATTGGAATTTGTCAAAAGTCCTCAGGGAGTATCAGTGGGGCGTTAAAAACTACTTGCCAAACGTTACTGGGAAGCACTGGTACAAGGGCTACTGGAATAGCTCGATAAAAAAGTGGGAAATTGGAATGAATGCAACGGTCTTTAACATAACTCTCCATGGATCTTTCTTCGGTGAGTGTTATGACTACATCACATTCGAGTGCTGGAGAAACGGAACTAATGTAACCTGTAAATGGGGGAAACCTGTCTTTAAGACTTATCCTGGGCCCCAGATAAACGGTACAGTACTTGGAATGGATACAGAAACGACGAGCACGACGTCAAGAACTACAACTACCCCAACTGACACGAAGACGACTACCACATCTACCAAAAATGAGAAAAAGCTGTGCGGACCCGCGCTATCTGTTGCCCTGGCCTTAGTTTCAGTGGTGAAGCGGAGAAGGAGGTAA
- the eif2g gene encoding translation initiation factor IF-2 subunit gamma: protein MAKKKEFRQAEVNIGMVGHVDHGKTTLTKALTGIWTDTHSEELRRGITIKIGFADAEIRKCPKCGRYSTSPVCPYCGAETEFERRVSFIDAPGHEALMTTMLAGASLMDGAVLVVAANEGVMPQTREHLMALQIVGNRNIVIALNKIELVDRETVMKRYQEIKEFVAGTVAENAPIIPISALHGANVDVLLAAIEKFIPTPERDPNKPPKMLVLRSFDVNKPGTPPEKLIGGVIGGSIVQGKLRVGDEIEIRPGVPYEEHGRIKYEPITTEIVSLQAGGRFVDEAYPGGLVGVGTKLDPYLTKGDLMAGNVVGKPGKLPPVWDELRLEVHLLERVVGTKDELKVEPIKRKEVLLLNVGTARTMGLVTGLGKDEVELKLQIPVCAEVGDRVAISRQVGSRWRLIGYGFIKE, encoded by the coding sequence ATGGCAAAGAAGAAGGAGTTTAGGCAGGCGGAGGTCAACATAGGAATGGTCGGTCACGTTGATCACGGCAAAACGACGCTCACCAAGGCTCTAACCGGAATATGGACGGACACACACAGCGAGGAGCTCAGGAGGGGTATCACGATAAAGATAGGCTTCGCGGACGCGGAGATAAGGAAGTGCCCGAAGTGTGGCAGATACTCCACTTCTCCGGTCTGCCCGTACTGTGGGGCTGAAACCGAGTTCGAGAGGCGCGTTTCCTTCATAGACGCTCCCGGTCACGAGGCGCTGATGACGACGATGCTCGCTGGCGCCTCGCTTATGGACGGTGCCGTTCTCGTCGTTGCGGCGAACGAGGGAGTCATGCCCCAGACGAGGGAGCACCTGATGGCTTTGCAGATAGTCGGCAACAGGAACATAGTTATAGCGCTCAACAAGATTGAGCTCGTCGATAGGGAGACCGTTATGAAGCGCTACCAGGAGATTAAGGAGTTCGTAGCTGGAACCGTCGCCGAGAACGCCCCGATAATCCCGATTTCGGCACTGCACGGCGCGAACGTTGACGTTCTGCTCGCGGCGATAGAGAAGTTCATACCAACGCCGGAGCGCGACCCGAACAAGCCACCCAAGATGCTCGTCCTGAGGAGCTTCGACGTCAACAAGCCCGGAACTCCGCCGGAGAAGCTCATCGGCGGTGTCATCGGCGGTTCGATAGTCCAGGGCAAGCTCAGGGTCGGAGACGAGATAGAGATCCGCCCGGGTGTTCCCTACGAGGAGCACGGCAGAATCAAGTACGAGCCGATAACGACCGAGATTGTCTCGCTCCAGGCCGGAGGACGCTTTGTTGATGAGGCCTATCCCGGTGGACTCGTCGGCGTTGGAACCAAGCTCGACCCCTACCTCACCAAGGGCGACCTCATGGCCGGAAACGTCGTCGGAAAGCCCGGGAAGTTGCCCCCGGTGTGGGACGAGCTCCGCCTCGAGGTCCACCTGCTTGAGCGCGTCGTCGGAACCAAGGACGAGCTCAAGGTCGAGCCGATAAAGCGGAAGGAGGTTCTCCTCCTCAACGTTGGCACCGCCAGAACGATGGGCCTCGTTACCGGCCTCGGCAAGGACGAGGTCGAGCTCAAGCTCCAGATTCCGGTCTGTGCTGAGGTCGGCGACAGGGTAGCCATAAGCAGGCAGGTTGGCTCAAGGTGGCGCCTCATCGGCTACGGCTTCATAAAGGAGTGA
- a CDS encoding DUF4139 domain-containing protein, with the protein MRNVFKVLAAAALVIILMVALHGTERIRASSSDTTVALYDSAEIGVISEVLNLSLEKGINRVQLEDLAGLNVGEITVRPLDSGVQFLGLYSSESSENMYDSNVGSDVEVKTASGDVIKGKFLGLKDGRLVIQGEDGLYAVNPNELVYFKASKMEKKGGVYALFSAPENGRYAVEVTYRVSGMGWKSRYKLYLGEKKAHLLGYIIVKNPTSKEYRDAKVVLVSGDVQFYRPYSPRYVYALAVAAEKSQGYQGEPVKVEAFHVYPLGPMDIRAASTMMMPYISTEVDVKRQYLYESWSYDRTANVYESISFRADRVLPAGVVEIYRETGGGDLLIGESHIEHTPKGDVVRIGIGKDYDLKGSTKVLDYEHGDGWAKYRIRVTIENFGDESKTVIVRHYKYGGKLISSSVSPSEETAQYLEFILTVPAGSSRSVTFEYEINW; encoded by the coding sequence ATGAGAAACGTGTTTAAGGTTCTCGCCGCGGCGGCCCTCGTGATAATCCTCATGGTGGCCCTCCACGGCACCGAGCGGATCAGGGCATCGAGCAGCGACACGACGGTTGCCCTCTACGACTCCGCCGAAATAGGCGTCATCAGCGAGGTTCTGAACCTGAGCCTTGAGAAGGGCATCAACAGGGTTCAGCTGGAGGACCTCGCCGGTCTGAACGTCGGGGAGATAACCGTTAGGCCCCTCGATTCCGGGGTTCAGTTCCTCGGGCTCTACAGCTCCGAATCGAGCGAGAACATGTACGACTCGAACGTTGGCAGTGACGTTGAGGTAAAGACCGCGAGCGGGGACGTCATTAAGGGCAAGTTCCTCGGTTTAAAGGACGGTAGGCTCGTGATCCAGGGCGAGGACGGGCTCTACGCGGTGAACCCGAACGAGCTGGTCTACTTCAAGGCCTCCAAGATGGAGAAGAAAGGCGGCGTTTACGCCCTCTTCTCGGCCCCTGAAAACGGAAGGTACGCCGTTGAGGTGACCTACCGCGTCTCGGGTATGGGCTGGAAGAGCAGGTACAAGCTCTACCTCGGCGAAAAGAAGGCTCACCTCCTCGGATACATCATCGTCAAGAACCCCACCTCGAAGGAATACCGCGATGCCAAGGTTGTCCTCGTCTCGGGCGACGTCCAGTTCTACCGCCCTTACTCCCCGAGGTACGTCTACGCCCTCGCCGTGGCCGCCGAAAAGTCTCAGGGGTACCAGGGAGAGCCCGTTAAGGTGGAGGCCTTCCACGTCTATCCCCTCGGCCCCATGGACATAAGGGCCGCGAGCACGATGATGATGCCCTACATCTCAACGGAGGTCGATGTCAAGAGGCAGTACCTCTACGAGAGCTGGAGCTACGACAGAACGGCCAACGTCTACGAGTCCATCTCTTTCAGGGCAGACAGGGTTCTTCCGGCCGGGGTCGTCGAGATCTACCGGGAAACCGGCGGCGGGGATCTCCTCATAGGGGAAAGCCACATCGAGCACACCCCCAAGGGCGACGTGGTGAGGATAGGCATAGGCAAGGACTACGACCTCAAGGGCTCGACCAAGGTCCTCGACTACGAGCACGGTGACGGCTGGGCGAAGTACAGGATCAGGGTGACGATCGAGAACTTCGGCGACGAGTCGAAGACCGTGATAGTCCGCCACTACAAGTACGGCGGAAAGCTCATCAGCTCGAGCGTGAGCCCCTCGGAGGAAACGGCCCAGTACTTAGAGTTCATCCTCACGGTTCCGGCGGGCTCTTCGAGGAGCGTAACCTTCGAGTACGAGATCAACTGGTGA
- a CDS encoding PIN domain-containing protein encodes MAYRREWLVLPDTNFLLVPGQFGVDIVGELNRILDVKFKIVIPNVVLEELDVIERKTRGRDLLAVRMAKKLAERFETVEIGEFGKRPIDDQIYDFAVKNERVIVCTNDKGLKKRLRERGIPVVYLRSRKILELEGMLE; translated from the coding sequence ATGGCCTATAGGAGAGAATGGCTCGTCCTTCCGGACACCAATTTCCTCCTCGTTCCCGGCCAGTTCGGGGTCGACATCGTTGGTGAGCTCAACAGGATCCTTGACGTGAAATTTAAAATCGTCATTCCCAACGTGGTTCTCGAAGAGCTCGATGTTATCGAGCGGAAGACACGAGGAAGGGATCTGCTCGCGGTTAGAATGGCCAAAAAATTGGCCGAGCGCTTCGAGACCGTTGAAATCGGGGAGTTCGGGAAGAGACCGATAGACGACCAGATTTACGACTTCGCCGTCAAGAACGAGCGCGTTATCGTTTGCACCAACGACAAGGGCCTGAAGAAGCGCCTCCGCGAGAGGGGAATTCCAGTGGTTTACCTCCGCTCGAGGAAGATACTCGAGCTTGAGGGCATGCTTGAGTAA
- a CDS encoding acetate--CoA ligase family protein translates to MNRVEEARKIIEKAKAENRPLVEPEAKEILRLYGVPVPDFKVATNEEEAVKFAREIGYPVVMKIVSPQIIHKSDAGGVKVNIKNDEEAREAFRTIMENAKKYKPDADLWGVIIYKMLPLGKEVIVGMIRDPQFGPAIMFGLGGIFVEILKDVSFRVAPITKEEALEMIKEIKAYPILAGARGEKPVDIEALADIIVKVGELALELPEIKELDINPIFAYEDGAVAVDARMLL, encoded by the coding sequence ATGAACCGTGTCGAAGAGGCAAGGAAGATAATCGAGAAGGCAAAAGCTGAAAACAGGCCGCTCGTCGAGCCCGAGGCAAAGGAGATACTCCGCCTTTACGGCGTCCCGGTTCCGGACTTCAAGGTCGCGACCAACGAGGAAGAAGCTGTAAAGTTCGCCCGTGAAATCGGCTACCCCGTCGTCATGAAAATCGTTTCTCCGCAGATCATCCACAAGAGCGACGCCGGTGGTGTTAAGGTCAACATCAAGAACGACGAAGAGGCAAGAGAAGCCTTCAGGACCATCATGGAGAACGCCAAGAAGTACAAGCCGGACGCCGACCTCTGGGGCGTCATAATCTACAAGATGCTCCCGCTCGGCAAGGAAGTCATCGTCGGTATGATCCGCGACCCGCAGTTCGGCCCGGCCATCATGTTCGGTCTCGGTGGAATCTTCGTCGAGATTCTCAAGGACGTTTCCTTCCGTGTCGCCCCGATTACCAAGGAGGAAGCCCTTGAGATGATTAAGGAAATCAAGGCCTACCCGATTCTCGCCGGAGCGCGCGGTGAGAAGCCGGTGGACATCGAGGCCCTGGCTGACATCATCGTCAAGGTCGGCGAGCTCGCCCTCGAGCTTCCCGAGATTAAGGAGCTCGACATCAATCCGATTTTCGCCTACGAGGACGGCGCCGTTGCCGTCGACGCGAGGATGCTTCTCTGA
- a CDS encoding CGP-CTERM sorting domain-containing protein: MGRRYVLVLLFLFLLPLVSAGKVNLFNYLPANERVKLVTFECHSNCTPEKWFMVDNLTILKPYNETHDLKITITGNKTIRELIPAKNSTPFPISDINWRSVNEAIKNLSSCKFLGSVLPKQYSRMTGRITENGLRMEFHCDECFLGECPLFLDITCGDNCKVEPKTFADCGMNMRYTETGSTTSKTTNAPPGTKTTTTSTEEEEKLCGPALLIGLALGPLLALRRR, from the coding sequence GTGGGGAGGCGCTATGTTTTGGTTTTGCTCTTTCTTTTTCTTCTCCCGCTCGTTTCAGCCGGAAAGGTTAACCTCTTCAACTACCTGCCGGCTAACGAAAGGGTAAAACTGGTGACCTTCGAGTGCCACTCGAACTGCACGCCGGAAAAGTGGTTCATGGTTGACAACCTAACCATCCTCAAACCATACAACGAGACTCATGACCTCAAGATCACGATAACCGGAAACAAGACTATTAGAGAGCTTATTCCAGCAAAAAACTCAACACCATTCCCTATCAGTGACATTAACTGGAGGTCAGTGAACGAGGCCATCAAGAACTTAAGTTCGTGCAAATTCTTGGGCTCGGTACTTCCTAAACAGTACAGTAGAATGACGGGGAGGATTACGGAGAATGGACTTAGGATGGAGTTTCACTGTGATGAGTGCTTCCTTGGTGAATGTCCGTTGTTCTTGGACATAACTTGTGGGGACAATTGCAAGGTCGAGCCCAAAACATTCGCCGACTGCGGAATGAACATGAGGTACACTGAAACGGGCAGTACAACATCAAAAACCACAAATGCCCCACCCGGCACGAAGACAACCACGACATCCACTGAGGAAGAGGAAAAACTCTGCGGCCCCGCCCTGCTGATCGGACTGGCACTCGGCCCCCTGCTGGCACTCCGGCGAAGGTGA
- a CDS encoding HD domain-containing protein, translating into MYSEEEILREIRELFEDEKLYRAYERTFREYHYYFDTTNYIVLNVYQFNDHGPVHVLLTTRRALELLRILRKFGIQTTAEKLGKPHWWSKFIVAFGALFHDIGNMIHRINHYEFSAFLAEPIIDKLVNEFEKRDPLLLKALTLNAIYTHDEHVPCTTIEGSLVTIADGCDMEAGRSRLVHKKDRVDIHAVSALAIERVEIREGDERQPILIEIWMKHPAGIFQVDEILTKKVKSSLLTGKVKLRIHTGKDGETLEKVI; encoded by the coding sequence ATGTACAGCGAGGAGGAGATACTGCGTGAGATCAGGGAGCTTTTTGAGGACGAGAAACTCTACCGGGCGTACGAGAGAACCTTCAGGGAATACCACTACTACTTCGACACGACCAACTACATAGTGCTCAACGTCTACCAGTTCAACGACCACGGGCCGGTTCACGTCCTTCTGACGACGAGGAGAGCTTTGGAACTGCTGAGAATCCTCAGGAAGTTTGGAATTCAGACGACGGCGGAGAAGCTCGGAAAGCCCCACTGGTGGAGCAAGTTCATCGTCGCCTTCGGAGCGCTCTTCCACGACATAGGCAACATGATCCACAGGATAAACCACTACGAGTTCAGCGCCTTCCTTGCGGAGCCGATAATAGACAAGCTCGTGAACGAGTTTGAGAAGCGCGACCCGCTCCTCCTGAAGGCTTTAACGCTCAACGCGATATACACCCACGACGAACACGTGCCGTGCACAACCATAGAGGGCTCGCTGGTCACCATTGCCGACGGCTGCGACATGGAGGCCGGGAGGAGCCGGCTCGTCCACAAGAAGGACCGCGTTGATATACACGCCGTTTCCGCCCTGGCAATAGAGCGCGTGGAGATAAGGGAGGGCGACGAGAGACAGCCGATACTCATCGAGATCTGGATGAAGCATCCGGCCGGGATCTTCCAGGTGGACGAGATCCTGACGAAGAAGGTCAAGAGCTCCCTGCTCACGGGGAAGGTCAAGCTGAGGATCCACACCGGCAAGGACGGCGAGACCCTCGAAAAGGTTATCTGA
- a CDS encoding CGP-CTERM sorting domain-containing protein, translating to MKMMQMKRLLLLLFAFLMFMKSTNLVQSANMWSKISPDTPIVEVYISALPADGHPPWDPFNDSSIVILSIARPTNSEEEKQSFTLSEWNLSRVLEEYRGGVKNYLPNVTDEFCSRGCWNSTITWWEVRINSTDLRIYLHSGLCDGCMHYIVFECHRNERNVSCKWSKPIIRETGNPWDWSNTSKITTSSIASTETGVSSKTSSTSSPEKRKLCGPALLVGPALIPVLVRRWKG from the coding sequence ATGAAGATGATGCAGATGAAGCGGCTCCTCCTATTGCTTTTTGCCTTTTTGATGTTCATGAAGTCGACAAATCTCGTTCAATCGGCGAATATGTGGAGTAAGATTAGCCCGGACACTCCCATTGTTGAGGTCTATATCTCAGCTCTCCCCGCTGATGGACATCCACCCTGGGATCCATTTAACGATTCAAGCATAGTTATACTCTCCATTGCACGTCCAACGAATAGTGAAGAGGAGAAGCAGTCTTTCACGCTCTCTGAGTGGAACTTATCGAGAGTCCTGGAGGAGTACCGGGGAGGTGTTAAGAACTACCTGCCGAACGTTACCGATGAGTTCTGCTCAAGGGGATGCTGGAACAGCACCATAACATGGTGGGAGGTGCGAATCAATTCAACAGACCTCAGGATATATCTTCATTCCGGATTATGCGACGGGTGTATGCATTACATTGTCTTTGAATGCCATAGGAATGAAAGGAACGTAAGCTGTAAATGGAGCAAACCTATCATTAGGGAGACAGGCAATCCTTGGGACTGGAGCAACACTTCAAAGATTACTACGAGTTCCATAGCATCGACTGAAACTGGGGTTTCCTCAAAAACGTCCTCTACCAGTTCTCCAGAGAAGAGAAAACTCTGCGGTCCAGCTTTATTAGTTGGGCCGGCTTTGATTCCAGTGCTTGTAAGAAGATGGAAGGGGTGA
- the cas6 gene encoding CRISPR-associated endoribonuclease Cas6 yields MRFRIRLQPENEPYRVPFSHQHYLQGLIYRRIQRVDPDLSLSLHSPKVPKLFTYSLFMVEKRKLERGKPYFLGSGRGYFYFSTAVPSIAEAFIGGLLQKPEVELWGERFRVEEVKAVAEPEKLSGRKFVTLSPIAVTTKRVQFGKPRSYDLGPDEPEFYELIKENLREKYLHIFGTNPPEDFEMKVLNAKPKRFEVKRGIYQIAWHLVFRAKGDEGLLKAGYLAGFGEKNSIGFGMVRVDGRRRT; encoded by the coding sequence GTGCGGTTCCGAATAAGACTCCAGCCGGAGAATGAACCCTACCGCGTCCCCTTCAGCCACCAGCACTACCTCCAGGGCCTGATTTACAGGAGGATCCAGCGCGTTGATCCGGACCTAAGTCTGAGCCTTCACTCGCCCAAGGTTCCCAAACTTTTCACGTACTCCCTCTTCATGGTTGAAAAGCGAAAGCTGGAGCGAGGAAAGCCGTACTTCCTCGGTTCGGGCAGGGGATACTTCTACTTCTCAACCGCCGTGCCGAGCATCGCCGAGGCCTTCATCGGTGGTCTGCTTCAGAAGCCGGAGGTCGAGCTGTGGGGGGAGAGGTTCAGGGTTGAGGAGGTTAAAGCCGTTGCAGAGCCGGAGAAGCTTAGCGGACGGAAGTTCGTCACTCTGTCGCCGATAGCGGTGACGACGAAGAGGGTTCAGTTCGGAAAGCCGAGGAGCTACGACCTTGGGCCGGACGAGCCGGAGTTCTACGAGCTGATTAAGGAGAACCTCCGGGAGAAGTACCTCCACATCTTCGGCACGAATCCGCCGGAAGACTTCGAGATGAAGGTCCTCAACGCCAAGCCCAAGCGCTTCGAGGTCAAGAGGGGAATCTACCAGATTGCGTGGCATCTAGTCTTCCGCGCGAAGGGCGACGAGGGCCTGTTGAAGGCCGGCTACCTCGCTGGTTTCGGGGAGAAGAACTCGATAGGGTTTGGAATGGTGAGGGTTGATGGAAGGAGAAGAACTTAG
- the cas7i gene encoding type I-B CRISPR-associated protein Cas7/Cst2/DevR produces the protein MGRFLVMDVVFYGSSLNYDQGSGNYQELKKITRWDGRQYTLVSRYALRYSLLETGRKLGLWNVAEGEKLHRAGSGDNTVIQPATDLLLTGEILLYPEFDLFGYLITSTTPQNFRSAPAKLSHAVSMTPFNYDALFNANLGMANRMRKVYGEMKPNPFTAEEHETFYLYSLVVDIDEVGSIDVFVTLGNEITLGRDEQNKEIKMKIEDVVNENGRVKFLLKHKKETRELVQSDKVKLESFEKINNKLVHIRYSLPPEEKKKRVKQLIKGLLSLKRSIKGREEDLRPRLLVLGVYNNKPYQTFKDRIQLLDEYTEEEYDEIEEREEDGKKVVRIKHVVSKNRKPVFLVVGLSEGIGIAELDESEVLSTVERLFNAGEELSEVKVFKDPSVEVRLK, from the coding sequence ATGGGCAGGTTTTTGGTTATGGACGTGGTCTTTTACGGAAGCTCCCTCAACTATGACCAGGGGAGCGGGAACTATCAGGAGCTGAAGAAGATAACCCGCTGGGATGGGAGGCAGTATACGCTGGTGAGCAGGTATGCGCTGAGATACAGCCTCCTTGAGACTGGGAGGAAGCTTGGACTCTGGAATGTCGCTGAAGGTGAGAAGCTTCACCGTGCCGGAAGCGGCGATAACACCGTGATACAGCCTGCGACCGACCTTCTTCTCACGGGAGAGATACTCCTCTATCCGGAGTTCGATTTGTTTGGATATTTGATAACATCGACAACCCCCCAGAACTTCAGGAGCGCTCCGGCGAAGTTAAGCCATGCAGTTTCGATGACGCCCTTCAACTACGACGCCCTTTTCAACGCCAACCTCGGCATGGCCAATAGGATGAGGAAGGTTTACGGTGAAATGAAGCCCAATCCCTTTACAGCAGAGGAGCACGAGACGTTTTACCTGTATTCACTCGTCGTTGACATTGATGAGGTTGGTTCCATTGACGTCTTTGTAACGCTCGGCAATGAGATTACCCTCGGGAGAGACGAGCAGAACAAGGAGATAAAGATGAAAATCGAGGACGTTGTCAATGAGAATGGCAGAGTTAAGTTCCTCCTAAAACACAAAAAAGAGACGAGGGAGCTCGTCCAGAGTGATAAGGTCAAGCTTGAGTCCTTTGAGAAAATCAACAACAAACTAGTCCACATTAGGTACTCACTACCACCCGAAGAAAAGAAAAAGCGCGTAAAGCAACTTATCAAGGGATTGCTGAGTTTAAAGCGCTCCATCAAGGGCAGAGAGGAAGACCTCAGGCCAAGGCTCCTCGTTCTCGGAGTCTACAATAACAAACCCTACCAGACATTTAAGGACAGGATTCAGCTCCTCGACGAGTACACCGAAGAGGAGTACGACGAAATAGAGGAACGCGAGGAAGACGGGAAGAAAGTTGTTAGGATAAAGCACGTTGTCTCAAAGAATAGGAAGCCAGTATTTCTGGTGGTAGGTCTTTCAGAAGGCATCGGTATTGCTGAGCTCGATGAGTCTGAGGTCCTGTCCACTGTTGAAAGGCTCTTCAACGCTGGGGAAGAGCTCTCAGAGGTGAAAGTCTTCAAAGACCCAAGCGTAGAAGTGAGGCTCAAGTGA
- a CDS encoding DUF434 domain-containing protein, whose product MLAEAYRDLKYLLNRGYRKGVALNFVANHYRLGRRERYLLARCVFPDSWIEEVERKLLPPEEIKGRVLGIDGFNVLITLESLLAGKAILCEDGLVRDLEYRGKYKPHGGTESNLRLIVSSLAELSPERVVFFYGKNNPGSGVVRALTLDLLNESGIPGEVRLVRSPDHELKAFKVVATADVGVIGKVEGVFDLARLAGKRVKAEPVPFKALLFSGQYDKRRFF is encoded by the coding sequence ATGCTGGCCGAGGCGTACAGAGACCTTAAGTACCTCCTCAACAGGGGCTATCGAAAGGGCGTTGCTCTGAACTTCGTGGCGAACCATTACCGGCTTGGCAGAAGGGAGCGGTATCTCTTGGCCCGCTGTGTCTTCCCGGATTCATGGATCGAGGAAGTTGAGCGAAAGCTCCTCCCGCCGGAGGAGATTAAGGGCCGGGTTCTTGGAATAGACGGCTTCAACGTCCTCATAACCCTCGAATCCCTCCTCGCTGGAAAGGCCATACTCTGTGAGGATGGACTTGTGAGGGATCTGGAGTACAGGGGGAAGTACAAACCGCACGGGGGAACGGAGAGCAATCTGAGGCTCATAGTCTCCTCGCTCGCGGAGCTCTCCCCGGAGAGGGTGGTCTTCTTCTACGGGAAGAACAACCCGGGGAGCGGCGTCGTCAGGGCCCTTACCCTTGATCTCCTCAATGAGTCCGGGATTCCAGGGGAAGTCAGGCTCGTTAGAAGCCCCGACCACGAGCTCAAGGCGTTTAAAGTCGTTGCAACTGCTGACGTTGGCGTGATTGGAAAGGTCGAGGGAGTTTTTGATCTCGCCAGGCTCGCCGGGAAAAGAGTGAAAGCGGAGCCGGTTCCCTTCAAGGCCCTGCTCTTTTCGGGCCAATACGATAAACGCCGGTTCTTTTAG